In Bombus affinis isolate iyBomAffi1 chromosome 8, iyBomAffi1.2, whole genome shotgun sequence, the following proteins share a genomic window:
- the LOC126919667 gene encoding uncharacterized protein LOC126919667 produces the protein MWYLINEQGARIYLKPNQETLIGRKKADIVLPNDKSISKEHASISVTKLEEIRGNEPTSICKLKDLKSKYGTFILHEHDIIQLTETECILKHQDTIRFGLQNHVFKVINVPIITTVSTLCDDEIERLKQLMESIDGVIITDSDWRRASTYLTVGNAILTLKLASAMASALPIVTMKYWDEVKFAIDNGRQLPDSNNFVPPIGEPLIAKRKVLISPNEKRTTLFENLTFIHFSTTQYRKYKKIIRIAGGISQLFERADLTTTEFCSPNVIVLQYSDNDSTQITESIFCIYHSIQQALKANNYRMIAEVEICLAILHCSTEKYCNPMYKFAKLLKRSERKNDSCEILNLDTQDETAKVSELPTSSFSISTPVKHRIIPETLDINQESLPNVSGVVIQPTEEQKCNKIQCIRKAPNTSAMENMQVTRSRVISNVSATTSVKIRQRIIPETLSSISSQESQSDVHYIFTQPTGKQRYNEIQCIKETPTDASATVKNVQVTQPKEISNLSKTSMKVRQRVIPETLSSISSQELQSNANFAGTQPTKKQKCNKFQYIDETPDASATEASMQDTQSNENNSTFPNIFSQIIRYSNHDNQNLHKHGNIQDKRQSKEVIILSDDETELNTVQQNKNNNTNSNKDFIHNTSNNIFKTNNSRDENRQMQQTARLTDNRITATNLKEMCEVDEKIELKNVRPVTLEVEEKHNVETTCSENSITPYTTEPLNTPEDPPICSVEKEKRKHKEQNVINSALQSNSSLRAHPNFKVFKKVPAIVPQKRIKIDNMYVWNKYNITNENLY, from the exons ATGTGGTACTTGATTAATGAACAAG GTGCCCGCATATATTTAAAACCAAATCAAGAGACGTTAATCGGCAGGAAGAAAGCTGACATTGTTTTGCCAAATGATAAATCAATCAGCAAGGAACATGCCTCAATTAGTGTTACAAAATTAGAGGAAATAAGG GGTAATGAACCAACATCTATATGTAAACTAAAAGACTTAAAGTCAAAATATGGTACTTTTATCCTTCATGAACATGACATAATACAACTAACTGAAACTGAATGTATTTTAAAACATCAAGATACAATAAGATTTGGTTTACAGAACCATGTATTTAA GGTGATAAATGTGCCTATAATAACAACAGTATCTACTTTATGTGATGATGAGATAGAAAGATTAAAACAATTGATGGAATCAATTGATGGTGTAATAATTACTGATAGCGATTGGAGAAGGGCATCCACTTATTTAACAGTAGGAAATGCTATTTTAACACTAAAG CTTGCCTCTGCTATGGCTTCTGCTTTACCAATAGTGACAATGAAATATTGGGACGAAGTTAAATTTGCAATAGATAATGGTCGGCAACTTCCAGATTCAAATAATTTTGTTCCACCAATTGGTGAACCATTAATCGCTAAAAGAAAGGTATTGATTTCTCCAAATGAGAAAAGAACAAcgttatttgaaaatttaacatttatacaTTTTAGTACAACTCAATATAGGAAATATAAGAAAATCATTAGAATAGCAG gtGGAATATCACAATTATTTGAAAGAGCAGATCTAACAACTACAGAATTTTGTAGCCCAAACGTGATTGTATTACAATATTCAGACAATGATTCAACACAGATCACGGAAAGTATTTTTTGCATATATCATTCAATAC AACAAGCATTGAAAGCAAATAATTATAGAATGATAGCTGAAGTTGAAATTTGTCTTGCAATATTGCATTGTTCGACAGAAAAATATTGCAATCCTATGTATAAATTCGCAAAGCTTTTAAAAAGATCAGAACGAAAAAATGATTCATGTGAGATTTTAAATCTTGATACACAAGATGAAACAGCCAAAGTGTCAGAATTACCAACTTCTTCGTTTTCGATATCGACACCCGTAAAACACCGTATTATTCCTGAAACATTGGATATCAATCAAGAATCATTACCAAATGTAAGTGGTGTTGTCATACAACCTACAGAAGagcaaaaatgtaataaaatacaatGCATAAGAAAAGCTCCTAATACTTCAGCAATGGAAAATATGCAAGTTACACGATCAAGAGTAATTTCCAACGTTTCGGCAACGACATCCGTGAAAATAAGACAACGTATTATTCCTGAAACATTGAGTAGCATCAGTAGTCAAGAATCACAATCAGATGTACATTATATTTTCACACAACCTACAGGAAAGCAAAGATATAATGAAATACAGTGCATAAAAGAAACTCCTACTGATGCTTCAGCAACAGTGAAAAATGTGCAAGTTACACAACCAAAAGAAATTTCCAACCTTTCGAAAACATCCATGAAAGTAAGACAACGTGTTATTCCTGAAACATTGAGCAGCATTAGTAGCCAAGAATTACAATCAAATGCAAATTTTGCTGGTACACAACCTAcgaaaaagcaaaaatgtaataaatttcaatacaTAGACGAAACTCCTGATGCTTCAGCAACAGAGGCAAGTATGCAAGATACACAATCTAATGAAAACAATTCGACTTTTCCTAACATATTCTCACAAATCATTCGATATTCTAACCATGATAATCAGAATTTACACAAACACGGTAATATACAGGATAAGAGACAATCAAAGGAAGTAATAATCTTAAGTGACGATGAAACTGAACTAAATACAGTAcagcaaaataaaaataataacacgAATTCTAATAAAGATTTCATACATAATACAtcgaataatatatttaagacaaatAATTCAAGAGATGAAAATAGGCAAATGCAACAAACAGCTCGATTAACTGATAATCGTATAACTGCCacaaatttaaaagaaatgtgCGAAGTCGATgaaaaaatagaattaaaaaatgtgCGCCCTGTAACACTAGAAGTAGAAGAAAAGCATAATGTAGAAACGACATGTTCAGAAAATTCAATTACACCATATACAACAGAACCACTAAATACACCTGAAGATCCTCCTATATGTTCTGTG gaaaaagaaaaaaggaaacataaagaacaaaatgttataaattccGCATTACAAAGTAATTCGTCACTTCGAGCTCATCCTAATTTCAAAGTGTTCAAAAAG GTTCCTGCTATAGTTCCTCAGAAAAGGATAAAAATCgataatatgtatgtatggaataaatataatataacaaatgagaatttatattaa